The Narcine bancroftii isolate sNarBan1 chromosome 11, sNarBan1.hap1, whole genome shotgun sequence genome has a window encoding:
- the LOC138745456 gene encoding neuronal acetylcholine receptor subunit alpha-3-like, with translation METNLWLKHLWNDYRLRWDPAKYEGVSFIRVPADKIWKPDIILYNNAVANFPMNERTKVLLMPNGTVTWNSPVTFKSSCKMDVTYFPFDYQNCSIKFGSWTHDKAIIDLAPIGSEINRKDFWESGEWAIIAAPGYKHDIKYNCCEEIYTDITYSIYMRRTPLFYTINMIIPCLMISFPTILVFWLPSDCGEKITLSISVLLSLTVFLLGITESVPSTSLVIPLIEEYLLFNLTFVILSIIITVFVLNVHYRRPTTHTMPAWVKSVFLKVLPNILIMKRPDGGSEAREEPAANFPRSSGDLSNSSENCSQDIRCTCRWRAPDTGVCPPWSSSSEFTNALPVNFGRLSEVQEAAKSITHVVERMKLQNDNKEIQDEWKYVALVIDRIFLWIFVLMCILGTTTSFLQPLMSANEV, from the exons CTATGGAATGACTACAGACTAAGATGGGATCCTGCCAAATACGAAGGCGTCAGCTTTATTAGAGTGCCTGCTGACAAAATCTGGAAGCCAGACATTATTTTGTACAACAA TGCAGTTGCCAATTTCCCCATGAATGAACGGACCAAAGTGCTATTGATGCCCAACGGCACCGTGACCTGGAATTCACCGGTCACATTCAAGAGCTCCTGCAAGATGGACGTGACCTACTTCCCGTTCGACTACCAGAACTGCAGTATAAAGTTTGGTTCCTGGACCCACGACAAAGCCATAATTGACCTGGCCCCGATCGGCAGTGAAATCAACAGGAAGGACTTTTGGGAAAGTGGTGAATGGGCCATTATTGCCGCCCCGgggtacaaacatgacatcaaatacaactgCTGTGAAGAGATCTACACAGATATAACCTACTCCATTTACATGAGACgaacccctctgttctacaccatcaacatgatcatccctTGCTTGATGATCTCTTTTCCAACCATACTGGTTTTCTGGCTGCCCTCGGATTGTGGGGAGAAGATAACTCTTTCTATTTCAGTTCTACTTTCACTCACAGTGTTTCTCCTGGGTATCACAGAAAGTGTGCCATCCACTTCCTTGGTGATCCCACTTATTGAGGAATATCTGCTTTTCAACTTGACCTTTGTGATACTGTCCATTATTATAACTGTGTTCGTGCTTAACGTCCACTATAGGAGGCCCACGACCCACACCATGCCAGCCTGGGTGAAATCCGTCTTCCTAAAGGTGCTGCCGAACATCTTGATCATGAAGAGGCCCGACGGGGGCAGTGAAGCTCGGGAAGAGCCGGCGGCCAACTTCCCCCGCAGCTCTGGCGACCTCTCCAACTCCTCGGAAAACTGCAGCCAGGACATACGATGCACTTGCAGGTGGAGAGCACCGGACACTGGTGTCTGTCCACCGTGGAGCTCCAGTTCAGAGTTCACAAATGCTTTGCCTGTGAATTTTGGACGACTTTCTGAAGTTCAAGAAGCTGCTAAGAGCATCACGCACGTCGTGGAAAGGATGAAGTTGCAGAATGACAACAAGGAG ATACAGGATGAATGGAAGTATGTTGCCTTGGTGATTGATCGGATCTTTCTCTGGATCTTTGTCTTGATGTGCATCCTAGGAACAACCACCTCATTCCTGCAACCGTTGATGTCCGCCAACGAGGTCTGA
- the ubl7a gene encoding ubiquitin-like protein 7a, whose product MVLPLPDEPLSGPGPGPGLRVSGLKELIAEKLPGAAPAPELIELVYCGRKLKDEQTLDFYGIQAGSTIHVLKKSWPEPEQKPEPVDQAAAAREFRVLQAALQASPSYREAVFKMLGNKESLDQIIVATPGLSNDSIALGVLQDKDLFALFTDPSLLDTLISSHPALVSAMVLVLHSVTGTTPPPTSSSNSRNIPSSSYSEVPGGFLFDGLSDDEDEFQQSRATASSNSTSGSRPATLGYSGSVGPRPITQSELATALALASTPESSAVTPTTGTQGTSSSLSPVMSSGVPSSAPISHDIFSQALQQALQASNISALQNQWQPQLQQLRDMGIQDNELSLRALQATGGDIQAALELIFAGGAP is encoded by the exons ATGGTGCTGCCGCTCCCCGACGAGCCGCTctccggccccggccccggccccgggcTCCGCGTCTCCGGCCTCAAGGAGCTCATCGCCGAGAAGCTGCCCGGAGCCGCGCCGGCGCCCGAGCTCATTG AGTTGGTGTACTGTGGGCGGAAACTGAAAGATGAGCAGACGTTGGACTTCTACGGGATTCAAGCTGGCTCCACAATCCACGTTCTAAAGAAATCTTGGCCGGAGCCAGAGCAGAAACCTG AACCCGTGGACCAGGCTGCAGCAGCTCGAGAGTTCCGTGTGCTCCAGGCAGCGCTGCAGGCCAGCCCCTCCTACAGGGAAGCG GTTTTCAAGATGTTGGGTAACAAGGAGTCACTGGACCAGATTATTGTTGCTACTCCAGGTCTCAGCAATGACTCTATTGCTTTAG GTGTGCTTCAGGACAAAGATTTGTTTGCGCTCTTTACTGACCCGAGCCTGTTGGACAC GTTAATTTCCTCACACCCTGCACTTGTCAGTGCAATGGTGCTGGTCCTACACTCTGTGACTGGAACAACCCCCCCTCCAACTTCCAGCAGTAACTCGAGGAATATTCCTTCTAGTTCGTACAGCGAGGTGCCAG GAGGATTTCTCTTTGACGGGCTATCTGACGATGAAGATGAATTCCAGCAG TCCCGAGCCACTGCTTCCTCGAACAGTACGTCTGGTTCCCGCCCTGCCACATTGGGCTACAGCGGCTCTGTGGGGCCCCGGCCCATTACACAGAGCGAGCTGGCCACCGCACTAGCTCTAGCCAGTACCCCGGAGAGCAGTGCTGTCACCCCGACAACAGGAACACAG GGCACGTCGTCGAGTCTGTCTCCAGTAATGAGTTCAGGCGTGCCGTCATCTGCACCCATTAGTCACGACATATTCAGTCAGGCCCTGCAACAGGCTCTGCAGGCCTCCAACATCTCAGCCCTTCAG AACCAGTGGCAGCCTCAACTTCAGCAACTGAGGGACATGGGGATACAAGATAACGAACTGAGCCTTCGAGCATTGCAGGCAACTGGAGGGGACATCCAGGCAGCGCTGGAACTCATTTTTGCTGGAGGAGCCCCTTAG